In the genome of Candidatus Reidiella endopervernicosa, one region contains:
- a CDS encoding methyl-accepting chemotaxis protein → MKEKLQELISNVTTASHEVNNSAHELSNFSAQTTDAIVRQQNEINLVATAVTEMSASAHEVANNASLAANSAQEADQQAGTGKQVVNQTVSSINTLAENVGQVAQVIQNLEHDSVEIGGILEVIRGIAEQTNLLALNAAIEAARAGEQGRGFAVVADEVRTLASRTQQSTQEIQGMIEKLQSGTRNAVVAMEQGQTQTAESVEHASSAGTTLASITGAISQINDMNTQIAAASNEQSTVAEDISRNINDISVVAEQTAAGAQKTAQESEHLSSLALQLEGIVAQFKV, encoded by the coding sequence ATGAAGGAGAAGCTTCAGGAGCTGATCTCCAACGTCACCACTGCCTCACATGAGGTCAACAACTCCGCCCATGAACTCTCAAACTTCTCTGCCCAGACAACCGATGCGATTGTACGACAGCAGAATGAGATCAACCTTGTCGCCACTGCCGTCACCGAAATGTCTGCCAGCGCCCATGAGGTTGCCAACAACGCCAGTCTGGCGGCCAACTCCGCGCAAGAGGCCGATCAACAGGCAGGCACCGGCAAACAGGTGGTCAACCAGACTGTCAGCTCTATTAACACTCTGGCGGAGAATGTCGGCCAGGTCGCCCAGGTTATTCAGAATCTGGAGCACGACAGTGTGGAGATCGGTGGCATCCTGGAGGTTATTCGCGGCATCGCAGAACAGACAAATCTACTTGCACTCAACGCCGCAATTGAGGCCGCCCGCGCAGGTGAGCAGGGCCGCGGTTTTGCCGTGGTTGCCGATGAGGTCCGCACCCTCGCCTCGCGTACCCAGCAGTCGACTCAGGAGATTCAGGGCATGATCGAGAAGCTACAGAGCGGTACGCGTAACGCCGTAGTCGCTATGGAGCAGGGTCAGACACAGACTGCAGAGAGTGTGGAGCACGCCAGTAGTGCCGGCACTACCCTCGCCAGCATCACCGGTGCGATCAGTCAGATTAACGATATGAACACCCAGATAGCCGCTGCCTCCAATGAGCAGAGCACTGTGGCCGAGGATATCTCACGCAACATCAACGATATCAGCGTCGTTGCCGAACAGACGGCCGCAGGTGCACAGAAGACCGCACAGGAGAGTGAACACCTCTCCTCCCTGGCGCTGCAGCTCGAGGGAATCGTCGCTCAGTTCAAGGTATAG
- the merB gene encoding organomercurial lyase, translated as MTESGAKPVYDAAEITLARLNELLPLAANQAALTPSFRQLHIAILKGLADSNRPLAIEAMCEKSGIDDASAAIAELVKQDLVVTNSDGVVIGAYPMIREPREHMVMLGTLELRAMCAVDALAIGMMFKQPTMIRSRCRATDSIVIINQDGEQVDAMGQCPDLHVGIQWQATDGCAAKTICLDMIYLCSAKVAAEWQGDTVETRSVLTLAEAIKLSRDFFMPLLAE; from the coding sequence ATGACTGAAAGTGGTGCTAAACCTGTTTATGACGCTGCAGAGATTACGCTGGCTCGGCTCAATGAGTTGCTTCCACTCGCTGCAAATCAGGCTGCGCTGACACCATCTTTTCGGCAGCTCCATATCGCCATTCTCAAGGGGCTTGCCGACAGTAACCGCCCCCTCGCGATCGAGGCGATGTGTGAGAAATCCGGTATCGATGATGCCAGCGCTGCGATCGCCGAGCTGGTAAAACAGGATCTGGTCGTGACAAACAGTGATGGCGTGGTGATCGGTGCCTATCCAATGATCCGCGAGCCACGTGAACATATGGTGATGCTCGGAACGCTCGAGCTCCGGGCCATGTGTGCAGTCGATGCGCTGGCAATCGGGATGATGTTCAAACAGCCCACCATGATCCGCTCACGCTGCCGCGCCACCGATTCGATCGTGATCATTAATCAGGATGGTGAACAGGTCGATGCAATGGGGCAGTGCCCTGATCTGCATGTGGGTATTCAGTGGCAGGCGACCGATGGTTGCGCGGCGAAGACGATCTGCCTCGATATGATCTATCTATGTTCTGCGAAGGTGGCTGCCGAGTGGCAGGGAGATACAGTTGAGACCCGCAGCGTGCTGACTCTGGCAGAGGCGATCAAGCTATCGCGTGATTTCTTTATGCCACTGTTGGCGGAGTAA
- the hrpA gene encoding ATP-dependent RNA helicase HrpA, with product MQQRLKGLNKQLASILAMDRHRLQRRLRDLQRKARQGSCGSEAVAKLEHDVERAVAKYQQRAANVPTPDYPEELPVSGRRDEITTAIRENQVVIVAGETGSGKTTQLPKIALEAGRGVAGLIGHTQPRRIAARSVASRIAEELKSELGNTVGYKVRFSDRTRPESYIKLMTDGILLAEIQRDRYLNQYDTLIIDEAHERSLNIDFLLGFFKQLLPKRPDLKLIITSATIDTERFASHFSDAPIIEVSGRTYPVELRYRPLQSEDDDSRDRDQLQAILDAVDELSREGEGDILIFLPGERDIRETAEALRKHHPPHTEILPLYARLSASEQNRVFQSHRGRRIVLATNVAETSLTVPGIRYVIDPGYVRLSRYSYRSKVQRLPIEKVSQASANQRSGRCGRLGPGIAIRLYAEEDFNNFAEFTDPEVKRTNLAAVILQMQALGLGDIEDFPFVEPPDSRFINDGYKLLHELGAVDNRRRMSKLGQKIAKLPVDPRIGRMLLAAEQEGALAEVLVIAAALSIQDPRERPHGARDKADQRHNEFNDEQSDFLTYLKLWQFYEEQRHHLTQSKLRKLCRDRYLSYMRMREWREVWQQLHTLVKVMGAKENSTPAEYDAIHRALLSGLLGNIGFRDEKQSYLGARNSRFHVFPGSAQFKKPPKWLMAGALIETSKLYAHTIAAIKPEWIERLADHLVKRSYSEPHWEKRAGQVAASERVTLYGVTINPKRRVNFGPIKPDEAREIFIRSALVEGEFNCRAPFFKHNRKLLEEIESLEHRSRRRDVLVDEQVLVEFYEQKIPTGIYSGATFEKWRRGVEAKDEKLLFLTREELMQHDAAGVTQAQFPPSAKVGALKLKYEYHFEPGSRDDGVTLQLPLAALNQIEALQFEWLVPGLLREKLIALIKSLPKSLRRNFVPAPNFADALMQVISFGEGSLFEQLSRQLLRITGVAVDESAWQSEQLTDHLRMNYRIVDAKGKVVGEGRDLELLQADLGGRAKESFSGLTEKTIEREGITEWDFGDLPEVYNVTQHGLKLQGYPALVDQGESVAIELFDDAWQAEQAMHGGLRRLIALQVGKEIKYLQKNLPGIEKSCLHYTRIGNCNALKLDLVMAAIDHAFLDQPLPRTEAAFHAVCERGRGRLIETANRLSQVVAETLAEHHAISKQIKGSIPPTLLEAITDVSAQLGHLVYPGFVLKTPAEWLSHLPRYLKAVSRRLDKVAGQLARDRQHRLEIESLWRVWAERSGEGKRQSRELLEFRWLIEELRVSIFAQELKTVQSVSVKRLQNIVKTL from the coding sequence GTGCAACAACGACTTAAAGGCCTCAACAAACAGTTAGCGTCGATCCTTGCGATGGATCGTCACCGCCTGCAACGTCGCCTGCGCGATCTGCAGCGCAAGGCGCGACAGGGCAGCTGTGGCAGTGAGGCAGTGGCCAAGCTTGAGCACGATGTTGAGCGCGCGGTGGCGAAGTATCAGCAACGCGCTGCAAATGTCCCTACGCCCGACTACCCGGAAGAGCTACCCGTCAGTGGACGGCGTGATGAGATTACTACCGCTATCCGCGAGAACCAGGTGGTGATCGTCGCCGGAGAGACCGGTTCAGGAAAGACGACCCAACTGCCAAAGATTGCGCTTGAGGCGGGGCGTGGCGTGGCCGGATTGATTGGTCACACCCAGCCGAGGCGTATTGCAGCGCGCAGCGTTGCCTCTCGTATCGCTGAAGAGCTAAAGAGTGAGTTGGGTAATACGGTGGGATACAAGGTGCGCTTCTCCGATCGCACCCGTCCCGAGAGCTATATCAAACTGATGACCGACGGCATTCTGCTGGCCGAGATTCAACGCGACCGATATCTCAACCAGTACGACACGCTGATCATCGATGAGGCGCATGAGCGCAGCCTTAATATCGATTTTCTGCTCGGTTTCTTCAAACAGCTGCTACCGAAACGTCCCGATCTGAAACTGATCATCACATCGGCGACGATCGATACCGAACGTTTTGCCAGCCACTTCAGTGATGCCCCGATCATCGAGGTTTCCGGGCGCACCTACCCGGTTGAGCTGCGCTACCGCCCGCTGCAGTCTGAGGATGATGATTCGCGTGATCGTGATCAGCTACAGGCGATACTCGACGCGGTTGATGAGTTATCGCGCGAGGGTGAGGGGGATATTTTGATCTTCCTACCCGGTGAGCGCGATATTCGCGAGACGGCCGAGGCGCTGCGCAAACACCATCCACCCCACACTGAGATCCTGCCGCTCTACGCGCGTCTCTCTGCCAGCGAGCAGAACCGTGTCTTTCAGAGCCATCGCGGTCGTCGCATTGTGCTGGCGACCAATGTTGCCGAGACCTCGTTGACCGTGCCGGGTATCCGCTATGTGATCGATCCCGGCTACGTGCGTCTGTCGCGCTACAGCTACCGCAGCAAGGTGCAGCGGCTACCGATTGAGAAGGTCTCACAGGCCTCGGCCAACCAGCGCTCCGGACGCTGCGGGCGACTTGGTCCCGGTATTGCGATCCGTCTCTACGCCGAGGAGGATTTCAATAACTTTGCTGAGTTCACCGACCCGGAGGTGAAACGTACCAACCTCGCTGCGGTGATCCTGCAGATGCAGGCGCTGGGCTTGGGCGATATCGAGGACTTCCCCTTTGTTGAGCCGCCCGATAGTCGTTTTATCAACGATGGTTACAAGCTGCTGCATGAGCTGGGCGCGGTCGATAACCGACGACGTATGAGCAAGCTGGGACAGAAAATTGCCAAACTACCCGTCGATCCGCGTATTGGTCGTATGCTGCTTGCGGCGGAGCAGGAGGGGGCGCTGGCAGAGGTGTTGGTGATTGCCGCCGCACTCTCGATTCAAGATCCACGAGAACGGCCACACGGGGCGCGTGATAAGGCGGACCAGCGTCATAATGAGTTTAACGATGAGCAGTCTGACTTTCTTACCTATCTCAAGCTCTGGCAGTTTTATGAGGAGCAGCGCCACCACCTGACGCAGAGTAAGCTGCGAAAGCTCTGCCGCGATCGTTATCTCTCCTATATGCGCATGCGTGAGTGGCGTGAGGTGTGGCAACAGCTGCACACTCTGGTCAAGGTGATGGGGGCGAAGGAGAACAGTACACCTGCTGAGTACGATGCGATCCACCGTGCACTATTGAGTGGTCTGCTCGGTAATATCGGTTTCCGCGATGAGAAACAGAGCTACCTGGGGGCGCGTAACAGTCGCTTCCATGTCTTCCCCGGTTCAGCCCAGTTCAAAAAACCACCGAAGTGGTTGATGGCGGGCGCGCTGATTGAGACCAGTAAGCTCTACGCCCATACCATAGCGGCGATCAAGCCGGAGTGGATTGAGCGTCTGGCAGATCATCTGGTCAAGCGCAGCTACAGCGAGCCGCACTGGGAGAAGCGGGCGGGGCAGGTAGCCGCTAGTGAACGAGTTACGCTCTACGGGGTAACGATCAATCCCAAACGCCGGGTCAACTTCGGGCCGATCAAACCCGATGAGGCTCGCGAGATCTTTATCCGCAGTGCGCTGGTGGAGGGTGAGTTCAACTGCAGAGCCCCCTTCTTCAAACACAATCGAAAACTGCTTGAGGAGATCGAGTCGCTGGAACACCGCTCACGCCGTCGCGATGTATTGGTCGATGAGCAGGTGCTGGTTGAGTTTTACGAGCAGAAGATTCCGACGGGTATCTATAGCGGTGCAACCTTTGAAAAATGGCGGCGTGGTGTAGAGGCCAAGGATGAGAAGCTACTCTTCCTGACTCGTGAAGAGCTGATGCAGCACGATGCCGCTGGAGTGACTCAGGCGCAGTTCCCACCCTCCGCCAAGGTGGGGGCGCTCAAGCTGAAATATGAGTACCACTTTGAGCCGGGCAGTCGTGACGACGGTGTGACGCTACAGCTGCCGCTGGCCGCGCTGAATCAGATTGAGGCGCTGCAGTTCGAGTGGCTGGTGCCGGGACTGCTGCGCGAGAAGTTGATTGCGCTGATCAAGTCACTACCCAAGTCGTTGCGTCGAAACTTCGTACCCGCACCAAATTTTGCCGACGCCTTGATGCAGGTGATCAGCTTTGGTGAGGGTTCACTGTTTGAACAACTCTCGCGGCAGCTACTGCGAATAACCGGTGTTGCGGTTGATGAGAGTGCCTGGCAGAGCGAGCAGCTGACCGATCACCTGCGCATGAACTACCGTATCGTCGATGCCAAGGGGAAGGTGGTGGGCGAGGGACGCGATCTTGAACTGCTCCAGGCAGATCTCGGCGGACGAGCCAAAGAGAGCTTTAGTGGCCTGACGGAGAAGACAATTGAGCGCGAGGGGATTACCGAGTGGGACTTCGGCGATTTACCCGAGGTCTATAACGTTACCCAGCACGGTCTCAAATTGCAGGGCTATCCGGCATTGGTCGATCAGGGTGAGAGTGTTGCGATAGAGCTCTTCGACGATGCATGGCAGGCAGAGCAGGCGATGCACGGTGGGCTGCGACGACTGATTGCGTTGCAGGTTGGCAAAGAGATCAAGTATCTGCAAAAGAATCTTCCCGGTATTGAGAAGAGTTGTCTCCACTACACTCGCATCGGCAACTGCAATGCACTCAAGCTGGACCTGGTGATGGCCGCCATCGACCACGCCTTTCTCGATCAGCCGCTGCCACGAACTGAAGCCGCCTTCCATGCAGTCTGTGAGCGGGGGCGCGGGCGGTTGATTGAAACGGCTAACCGTCTCAGCCAAGTGGTGGCTGAAACCCTTGCAGAACACCATGCCATCTCCAAGCAGATCAAGGGCTCGATTCCCCCGACCCTGCTGGAGGCGATTACTGATGTCAGTGCACAGCTCGGGCATCTGGTCTACCCGGGGTTTGTGCTTAAAACACCAGCGGAGTGGTTGTCCCACCTGCCACGTTATCTGAAGGCGGTCAGCCGGCGGCTCGATAAGGTCGCGGGGCAACTAGCACGTGATCGCCAGCATCGGCTTGAGATTGAGTCATTATGGCGTGTCTGGGCGGAGCGCAGTGGGGAAGGAAAACGCCAGAGTCGGGAGCTGCTCGAGTTTCGTTGGCTGATAGAGGAGCTGCGCGTCTCTATCTTTGCCCAGGAGCTAAAGACGGTGCAGAGTGTTTCGGTCAAACGTCTGCAAAACATTGTCAAAACACTGTGA